AACCATCTGATCACGTGGTGGTCGGGGCGCGCACAGGTCAGCAGGGACGCAGCGACACGGTGATGGCGGCCGACGACGATGCGCCCGGGGACCGGCGTCCCACCCCCCTGCCCAGCCCCCTGCTCGACGTGCAGCGACTCAGCAAAGGGTTCACCGCCGGTGCCGTGCCCCTGTTCACGGCGGTCTCGCTGGCGGTGGCGGCGGGCGAATGCGTCGCCATCATGGGCGAATCGGGCGTCGGCAAGTCCACCCTGCTCAACTGCATCGCCGGCCTGGAGCCGGTCGATGGCGGACGGATCACGCTCGCCGGCGTGGAGGTGACCGCGCTGGACGAGGACAGTTTCGCGCGCCTGCGGCGGCACCAATACGGATTCGTGTTTCAGGCCTTCCACGTCCTGCCACATCTGGATCTCACCCAGAACGTGGCCCTGCCGCTGTGGCTGTTGGGCGTCGACCGGGTGCAGGCGGCGGCCCGGGCGCAGGCCATGCTGGTGCGCGTCGGGCTGGGCGAGCGCGCCGCCGACTGGCCCCGGCATCTGTCCGGCGGCGAACTGCAGCGGGTGGCGATCGCGCGCGCCCTGGTGCACCGCCCGGCGCTGGTGCTGGCGGATGAACCGACCGGCAATCTCGATCCCGAGCGCGCGGCCGGGGTGCTCGATCTGCTGCTGGAAAACAGCCGTGCCGTCGGCGCGGCCGCGATCCTGGTGACGCACTCATCCGTCGCGGCGGCCCGGGCCGATCGCGTGCTGCGGCTGACACGTGCCGGACTCGTCGCCGCTGACAGGCCTGCTGGCGGGCCCGGTGGTGGGCCGGTATGAATGCCGCGCTGCTGCGCCTGTTCCTGGCGAGCTTGCTGCGCCGGCGTCTGGCGACGGCGCTGTCGCTGCTGGCGATCGCGCTGGGCGTCGCCCTCGGCCTCGCGGTGCAGTTGATCCACAGCGCCGCCCTGGAGGAGTTCGGCCACGACCTGCGGTTGCTGGCGGG
The sequence above is a segment of the Gammaproteobacteria bacterium genome. Coding sequences within it:
- a CDS encoding ABC transporter ATP-binding protein, which codes for MAADDDAPGDRRPTPLPSPLLDVQRLSKGFTAGAVPLFTAVSLAVAAGECVAIMGESGVGKSTLLNCIAGLEPVDGGRITLAGVEVTALDEDSFARLRRHQYGFVFQAFHVLPHLDLTQNVALPLWLLGVDRVQAAARAQAMLVRVGLGERAADWPRHLSGGELQRVAIARALVHRPALVLADEPTGNLDPERAAGVLDLLLENSRAVGAAAILVTHSSVAAARADRVLRLTRAGLVAADRPAGGPGGGPV